The Streptomyces europaeiscabiei genome window below encodes:
- a CDS encoding carbohydrate binding domain-containing protein: MRRTPPDRPRRPFVAFLAATGLLAALAAVPEAGSLPMERTAAEANTATVFYYTKTKNWSSTYLHYAPDGGAWTTVPGTRMETACTDWVKRTVDLGSATGLAATFNNGSGTWDNNGGADYALGTGNITVKDGVIAHSDPCAGTDPVEGTRATVYYSTATTGWTTANIHYQPTGGSWTTAPGVGMESACAGWWRKTLDIGTATSLKAAFNNGNGVWDNNNSADYTIPAGTTTVKDRTVTRDAKDPCAAEEPDTEAPTTPTKVTASATHTSIVVSWDASTDNKGVTKYQVTRTGGTKGTTVTDVGATVLSDTGLEERTAYTYTVKAVDAAGNTSPASAGAGATTGEKTPEPASGTPLGTDPRKDPIYFVLTARFFDGDSANNRGGSQHTKSGNAAGDDPMFRGDFKGLVDRLDYIKALGFSAVWITPVVLNRSDYDYHGYHGYDFYKVDPRLESAGASYQDLINAAHAKGMKIYQDVVYNHSSRWGAKGLSTPKVYGVRDAQWSWYYDEKNEGFEYDGLTVEPKSGKSYYNGDLWSTAEPTGNTCVNWGKPTGGKSAEGYALYNCQWPSPTSGMFPKAYYHQCWIGNWEGEDARSCWLHEDLADFNTENTTVQNYLIGAYDKYIDMGVDGFRVDTAVHIPRVTWNRRFLPAIQERVTQRFGAEAARNFFVFGEVAAFVNDKWNRGSVNHSAQFYTWKERKEYSADDEKAALEQFDYENGLGTGNQPTSTNAFLNGNSYHAPDHSRFSGMNIIDMRMHMNFGDAQNAYGNGKDSDDSVNDATYNVVYVDSHDYGPNKSSNRYSGGTDAWAESMALMWTFRGIPTLYYGSEIEFQAGRKIDCGPTCPLATTGRAYYGDHLAGTVTASDFGRADSASGQVATTLSQPLVKHLQRLNQIRRAVPALQTGQYSTEGISGQMAFKRRYTSGSTDSFALVTVTGGATYTGIPNGTYRDAVTGDVRTVSTGTLSVGAPGKGNLRVYVLNGPGKIGGDGPYLK, from the coding sequence ATGAGACGTACACCCCCTGACCGGCCACGGCGCCCGTTCGTGGCGTTCCTCGCCGCGACCGGCCTGCTCGCGGCGCTCGCGGCGGTCCCGGAGGCAGGCTCCCTCCCCATGGAGCGGACCGCCGCCGAGGCGAACACGGCGACCGTCTTCTACTACACGAAGACCAAGAACTGGTCCTCCACCTACCTGCACTACGCCCCCGACGGCGGCGCCTGGACCACCGTCCCCGGCACCAGGATGGAGACCGCCTGTACGGACTGGGTGAAGAGGACCGTCGACCTGGGCTCGGCCACCGGACTGGCGGCCACCTTCAACAACGGCAGCGGCACCTGGGACAACAACGGCGGAGCCGACTACGCCCTCGGCACGGGAAACATCACCGTCAAGGACGGCGTGATCGCCCACAGCGACCCCTGCGCCGGCACCGACCCCGTCGAGGGCACCAGGGCCACCGTCTACTACTCGACCGCGACGACCGGCTGGACCACCGCCAACATCCACTACCAGCCCACCGGCGGCTCCTGGACGACCGCGCCGGGCGTGGGCATGGAGTCCGCCTGCGCCGGCTGGTGGAGGAAGACCCTCGACATCGGCACGGCCACCTCCCTCAAGGCGGCCTTCAACAACGGCAACGGCGTCTGGGACAACAACAACAGCGCCGACTACACGATCCCGGCCGGGACGACGACGGTGAAGGACCGCACGGTCACCCGGGACGCCAAGGACCCCTGCGCGGCGGAGGAACCCGACACCGAGGCACCGACCACGCCCACCAAGGTCACCGCGAGCGCCACCCACACCTCGATCGTGGTGAGCTGGGACGCCTCGACCGACAACAAGGGCGTGACCAAGTACCAGGTCACCCGCACCGGCGGCACCAAGGGCACGACCGTCACGGACGTCGGGGCAACCGTCCTCTCCGACACGGGACTCGAGGAGAGGACCGCCTACACGTACACGGTGAAGGCGGTGGACGCGGCCGGCAACACCTCGCCCGCCTCCGCCGGGGCCGGGGCGACCACCGGCGAGAAGACCCCCGAGCCCGCCTCCGGCACCCCTCTTGGCACCGACCCCCGCAAGGACCCCATCTACTTCGTCCTCACCGCCCGCTTCTTCGACGGTGACAGTGCCAACAACCGGGGCGGGAGCCAGCACACCAAGTCCGGCAACGCGGCGGGCGACGACCCCATGTTCCGGGGCGACTTCAAGGGCCTGGTCGACAGACTCGACTACATCAAGGCGCTCGGATTCTCGGCGGTGTGGATCACACCGGTGGTCCTGAATCGATCCGACTACGACTACCACGGCTATCACGGCTACGACTTCTACAAGGTGGATCCGCGCCTCGAATCGGCCGGCGCGAGCTACCAGGACCTGATCAACGCGGCCCACGCCAAGGGCATGAAGATCTACCAGGACGTCGTCTACAACCACAGCTCCCGCTGGGGCGCCAAGGGCCTGTCCACGCCGAAGGTCTACGGCGTCCGGGACGCCCAGTGGAGTTGGTACTACGACGAGAAGAACGAGGGCTTCGAGTACGACGGCCTCACCGTCGAACCCAAGTCCGGGAAGTCGTACTACAACGGCGACCTGTGGTCCACGGCCGAGCCCACCGGCAACACCTGCGTCAACTGGGGCAAGCCCACGGGCGGCAAGAGTGCGGAGGGCTACGCGCTCTACAACTGCCAGTGGCCGAGCCCCACGTCGGGCATGTTCCCCAAGGCGTACTACCACCAGTGCTGGATCGGGAACTGGGAGGGCGAGGACGCACGTTCGTGCTGGCTGCACGAGGACCTCGCCGACTTCAACACCGAGAACACGACGGTCCAGAACTATCTGATCGGGGCCTACGACAAGTACATCGACATGGGCGTCGACGGCTTCCGCGTCGACACGGCCGTGCACATCCCGCGCGTCACCTGGAACCGCCGCTTCCTGCCCGCCATCCAGGAACGGGTCACCCAGAGGTTCGGCGCGGAGGCGGCCAGGAACTTCTTCGTCTTCGGCGAGGTCGCTGCCTTCGTCAACGACAAGTGGAACCGGGGCTCGGTCAACCACTCGGCGCAGTTCTACACCTGGAAGGAGCGCAAGGAGTACAGCGCCGACGACGAGAAGGCGGCACTCGAACAGTTCGACTACGAGAACGGCCTCGGCACCGGCAACCAGCCCACGTCCACGAACGCCTTCCTGAACGGCAACAGCTACCACGCACCGGACCACAGCCGGTTCTCCGGCATGAACATCATCGACATGCGCATGCACATGAACTTCGGCGACGCGCAGAACGCCTACGGCAACGGCAAGGACTCCGACGACAGCGTCAACGACGCCACGTACAACGTGGTCTACGTCGACAGCCATGACTACGGGCCCAACAAGTCGAGCAACCGCTACAGCGGCGGCACCGACGCCTGGGCCGAGAGCATGGCCCTGATGTGGACCTTCCGCGGCATCCCCACGCTGTACTACGGCTCCGAGATCGAGTTCCAGGCGGGCCGGAAGATCGACTGCGGGCCGACATGCCCACTGGCCACCACCGGACGCGCCTACTACGGCGACCATCTCGCCGGAACCGTCACCGCCTCCGACTTCGGCAGGGCGGACTCCGCGAGCGGACAGGTCGCCACGACACTCTCCCAGCCGCTGGTCAAGCATCTGCAACGCCTCAACCAGATCCGCCGCGCCGTCCCCGCCCTGCAGACGGGCCAGTACTCCACCGAGGGCATCAGCGGCCAGATGGCCTTCAAACGCCGCTACACCAGCGGCTCGACCGACAGCTTCGCTCTCGTCACCGTCACCGGCGGCGCCACCTACACGGGCATCCCGAACGGCACCTACCGCGACGCCGTCACCGGTGACGTGAGAACCGTCTCCACCGGCACCCTGAGCGTCGGCGCACCCGGCAAGGGCAACCTGCGGGTGTACGTGCTCAACGGCCCCGGCAAGATCGGCGGTGACGGCCCGTACCTGAAGTGA
- a CDS encoding alpha-L-fucosidase produces the protein MTMQPWFPAAKLGIFIHYGIYAVDGVPESWSFYWGEVTHEQYMKQLDGFTASAYDPAAWAELFARVGAKYAVLTARHHDGVALWDTARGDLGVVRRTPAGRDLIAGYVDALRERGLKVGLYYSHSDWNHPDYASVRHPEIDQWSNTHPGGNDANPYSHAAHGEEDPAAWDRYLAYRDGQVSELVERFRPDLLWFDGEWERTEQQWRIRELAELIRAENPDTVLNARMLGHGDYATPEQGVPLEAPDGPWELCLTINDSWGFQHADHNHKSVRQLVRYFAETIGMGGNLLLDVGPRADGSIPAEQVERLEGLGAWIGQHRDAVYGTVAGLPAGHHYGPSTLSADRRTLYLMCFDVPRESVAVRGLRNPVRKVTVLGTGTELGHRVIGGLDAVPGVTWIDAPEETDLDAYATVLALELDGELDLYRGSGRD, from the coding sequence ATGACCATGCAACCCTGGTTTCCCGCCGCCAAACTGGGCATCTTCATCCACTACGGCATCTACGCCGTGGACGGGGTCCCGGAGTCCTGGTCCTTCTACTGGGGCGAGGTGACGCACGAGCAGTACATGAAACAGCTCGACGGCTTCACCGCGTCCGCGTACGACCCCGCGGCCTGGGCCGAGTTGTTCGCCCGGGTGGGCGCGAAGTACGCGGTGCTCACCGCACGCCACCACGACGGCGTCGCCCTGTGGGACACCGCCCGGGGTGACCTGGGAGTCGTCCGGCGCACCCCGGCGGGCCGGGACCTGATCGCCGGATACGTCGACGCGCTGCGCGAGCGGGGCCTCAAGGTCGGCCTCTACTACTCGCACTCCGACTGGAACCACCCGGACTACGCGAGCGTCCGCCACCCGGAGATCGACCAGTGGTCGAACACCCACCCGGGCGGCAACGATGCCAACCCCTACTCGCATGCCGCGCACGGCGAGGAGGACCCGGCGGCCTGGGACCGCTACCTGGCCTACCGTGACGGTCAGGTGAGCGAGCTGGTGGAGCGGTTCCGCCCCGATCTGCTGTGGTTCGACGGCGAGTGGGAGCGCACCGAACAGCAGTGGCGGATCCGGGAGTTGGCCGAGCTCATCCGCGCGGAGAACCCGGACACCGTCCTGAACGCCCGCATGCTCGGCCACGGCGACTACGCCACCCCCGAACAGGGGGTGCCGCTGGAAGCCCCGGACGGGCCCTGGGAGTTGTGTCTGACCATCAACGACTCATGGGGCTTCCAGCACGCGGACCACAACCACAAGTCGGTGCGCCAGCTGGTGCGTTACTTCGCCGAGACGATCGGCATGGGCGGCAATCTGCTGCTGGACGTCGGGCCGAGGGCGGACGGATCGATCCCCGCCGAGCAGGTCGAGCGGCTGGAGGGACTCGGCGCGTGGATCGGGCAGCATCGCGACGCCGTGTACGGGACGGTCGCCGGGCTGCCCGCCGGGCACCACTACGGCCCCAGCACCCTTTCCGCCGACCGGCGCACCCTGTATCTGATGTGCTTCGACGTGCCGCGCGAGTCCGTGGCGGTACGGGGGCTGCGCAACCCCGTCAGGAAGGTCACGGTCCTCGGCACGGGCACCGAGCTGGGCCACCGGGTGATCGGCGGCCTGGACGCCGTGCCCGGCGTGACCTGGATCGACGCCCCCGAGGAGACCGACCTCGACGCTTACGCGACCGTGCTCGCCCTGGAGTTGGACGGGGAGCTGGACCTCTACCGGGGTTCGGGCCGCGACTGA
- a CDS encoding cysteine hydrolase family protein — protein MSASGPPDLLAVIDMQRVFAEPASPWAAPRFAEAAAGVRRLLPAFAGRSVFTRFVAPERPEGAWRAYYAQAPFALQPPDARLWRLVDELSGEARDVVDAPTFGKWGPELSARLGTGGRLVLAGVSTDCCVLSTALAAADAGVEVLVVADACAGADDESHAKALYVLDLYRPLVRVVTVDEVLAQSRPEPR, from the coding sequence ATGAGCGCGTCCGGCCCGCCCGACCTGCTCGCCGTCATCGACATGCAGCGCGTGTTCGCCGAGCCCGCGAGCCCCTGGGCGGCCCCGCGCTTCGCCGAGGCCGCGGCAGGCGTACGGCGTCTGTTGCCGGCGTTCGCCGGACGGTCCGTGTTCACCCGCTTCGTCGCGCCGGAGCGGCCCGAGGGGGCCTGGCGGGCGTACTACGCCCAGGCGCCCTTCGCGCTGCAGCCCCCCGACGCGCGCCTGTGGCGACTGGTCGACGAACTTTCCGGCGAGGCACGGGACGTGGTCGACGCCCCGACCTTCGGCAAGTGGGGCCCGGAGCTGTCCGCCCGCCTGGGAACGGGCGGGCGGCTGGTCCTGGCCGGGGTCAGCACCGACTGCTGTGTGCTGTCCACCGCCCTCGCGGCGGCCGACGCGGGCGTCGAGGTACTGGTGGTCGCCGATGCCTGCGCGGGAGCGGACGACGAGTCGCACGCCAAGGCCCTGTACGTACTGGACCTGTACCGGCCGCTGGTCCGGGTCGTGACCGTCGACGAGGTCCTCGCTCAGTCGCGGCCCGAACCCCGGTAG
- a CDS encoding purine-cytosine permease family protein — MTDSDTPGGPAAVRPLQVETHGLDVIGDADRKGTPRTLFWPWFGANVSILGMSYGAFALGFGISFRQALAAGVIGIVFSFLLCGFVAVAGKRGSAPTMVLSRAAYGVRGNRLPAVVSWLLTVGWETVLCALATMATATVFGRLGTGGGTGTKVMALVLVAALVVVVGVMGFDLIMRFQTVITVVTGVLTVVYVALVADHVHWSAVSAVPAGSAQEFIGALVFLMTGFGLGWVNASADYSRYLPRDSSGRGVVAWTTFGASLAPLLLLVFGLLLAGSSADLGEAIAADPIGALTTLLPTWFLVPFAAVAVLGLVGGAVLDIYSSGLALLAAGLRVPRPLAALVDGVLMIAGAVYIVFVADDFLGPFIGFLTTLGVPIAAWCGVMLADLLLRRRDYAEADLFRPDGRYGDLPPLPLLLTVAATALGWGLVTNSAAGWLDWQGYLLGPFGLGGRNGDWAYANLGVLVALAAGFLGTLLLSRGRVRAQEGRP; from the coding sequence ATGACGGACTCCGACACCCCCGGCGGCCCCGCCGCCGTCCGACCGCTCCAGGTGGAGACCCACGGCCTGGACGTGATCGGCGACGCCGACCGCAAAGGCACCCCCCGCACCCTCTTCTGGCCCTGGTTCGGCGCCAACGTCTCCATTCTCGGCATGAGTTACGGCGCGTTCGCGCTCGGCTTCGGCATCTCCTTCCGGCAGGCGCTGGCAGCCGGGGTCATCGGCATCGTCTTCTCGTTCCTGCTCTGCGGCTTCGTCGCGGTCGCCGGCAAACGCGGCTCGGCCCCGACGATGGTGCTCAGCCGTGCCGCGTACGGGGTGCGCGGCAACCGGCTGCCCGCGGTCGTCTCCTGGCTGCTCACGGTCGGCTGGGAGACCGTGCTGTGCGCGCTCGCCACCATGGCCACCGCCACGGTCTTCGGACGGCTCGGCACGGGCGGCGGCACCGGGACCAAGGTGATGGCGCTCGTCCTGGTCGCCGCACTGGTCGTGGTCGTCGGCGTGATGGGCTTCGACCTGATCATGAGATTCCAGACCGTCATCACCGTGGTCACCGGCGTGCTGACGGTCGTCTACGTCGCACTGGTCGCCGACCACGTCCACTGGTCCGCCGTCAGTGCCGTACCGGCCGGATCCGCCCAGGAGTTCATCGGGGCCCTCGTCTTCCTGATGACCGGCTTCGGCCTCGGCTGGGTCAACGCGTCCGCCGACTACTCCCGCTATCTGCCGCGTGACTCCTCCGGTCGGGGCGTCGTCGCCTGGACCACCTTCGGCGCCTCGCTCGCCCCGCTCCTGCTGCTGGTCTTCGGTCTGCTCCTCGCGGGTTCGTCCGCCGACCTCGGCGAGGCCATCGCCGCCGACCCCATCGGCGCGCTGACCACGCTCCTGCCCACCTGGTTCCTGGTCCCGTTCGCCGCCGTCGCCGTGCTGGGCCTGGTCGGCGGCGCCGTCCTCGACATCTACTCCTCCGGCCTCGCCCTGCTCGCGGCCGGCCTGCGCGTGCCGCGCCCGCTGGCCGCACTCGTGGACGGTGTGCTGATGATCGCGGGCGCCGTCTACATCGTCTTCGTCGCCGACGACTTCCTCGGCCCGTTCATCGGCTTCCTCACCACCCTCGGCGTCCCCATCGCCGCCTGGTGCGGCGTCATGCTCGCCGACCTCCTGCTGCGCCGCCGCGACTACGCCGAGGCCGACCTGTTCCGCCCGGACGGCCGCTACGGCGACCTCCCGCCGCTCCCCCTTCTCCTCACCGTCGCCGCCACCGCCCTCGGCTGGGGCCTGGTCACCAACTCCGCCGCGGGCTGGCTCGACTGGCAGGGCTACCTTCTCGGCCCCTTCGGCCTCGGCGGCAGGAACGGTGACTGGGCCTACGCCAACCTGGGCGTCCTGGTGGCTCTGGCGGCCGGCTTCCTCGGCACACTGCTCCTGTCGCGGGGGCGGGTACGGGCGCAGGAGGGTCGCCCATGA
- a CDS encoding helix-turn-helix transcriptional regulator: MPWDVAPLVSRETELARLAEVLDGLTGTGRGPTESSHVPTESGHVPTVVDVTGAAGIGKSRLVSEFCARARDLGMTVLRGRATEYEQHLPYQPLADALADLDIETGIPSPFADVHTVDRFALQRAAAAFLARIARTGNGLVVALDDVHWADPASLELLDHLVRHPPRRAPVVIVVARRERQTSPRLVASLTRGVETGTVLRLELGPLDRSACLAALAPDRPAGLAAELYAASEGNPLYFLALLQAGRPAGLSSLLLDELTPLTDGQRRTVQAVAVLGDHAAPSLVAAVTGRHEDELDPDLRELTARDLARPGPDGRWALRHPVLRSLVHDTTDPLLRTRMHHLAAAELARVGAPVTERAHHVERSLTGWDPHAVTVLTEAARQAAATAPASSAHWLGVALAHLPERPEHGALRRDLMLRRAEALGACGGLWESRDLLHEVISLSPPGTDDGVRASAVTLCAAMERHLGRYAEAVALLRRELARGPDLSPAETIELGLELGSSAPHATAYPDVRDDLARTLELARSLGDEVAQAGALAVTALGEVYEGNTVAAAEAADRATALIDSLTDQDLAGLCEPLARLSWAEAFLERYADAERHAERGLAIARRGGLLYVVPHLLLCMSHIQVMTMRLGPAVDLAEEAETIARGIGSDELLAFVLASKAQALIPALPPGDGGALAVAEEAVARAGAGTRWWASIAWCVLGYAALHAGDPARARAAVLRAGGEDLDGLQPSMRPLFMEILVTAAVATGEHDEARQWADRARKEAERLDLVVQRASALRSSAYVPLTDGDVVAAADLFEQAAQESARSGGRLWEAQTLLLGAPLTASVGRTARARAMWERALRLSTEGEAHLLTGLAEAIRPAVFLEPEPDPASTADANGQALPRTPAQEPTPVELTALSPREREIAALVAEGLTSPAIAERLFLSPRTVETHLSRIYRKTGVTSRAALAALQVRDELRDGAR; the protein is encoded by the coding sequence TTGCCGTGGGACGTGGCTCCGCTGGTGAGCCGGGAGACCGAGTTGGCGCGGCTCGCCGAGGTGCTCGACGGGCTGACGGGGACCGGCCGAGGACCGACGGAGTCCAGCCACGTGCCGACGGAGTCCGGCCACGTGCCGACGGTCGTCGATGTCACCGGCGCGGCCGGGATCGGCAAGAGCAGGCTGGTGTCGGAGTTCTGCGCGCGGGCGCGGGACCTGGGCATGACGGTGCTGCGCGGCCGGGCGACCGAGTACGAGCAGCATCTGCCCTACCAGCCCCTCGCCGACGCCCTCGCGGACCTCGACATCGAGACCGGGATCCCGTCCCCGTTCGCCGACGTCCACACCGTGGACCGTTTCGCCCTGCAACGCGCGGCGGCCGCCTTCCTGGCCCGGATCGCACGGACGGGCAACGGCCTCGTGGTGGCCCTGGACGACGTGCACTGGGCGGACCCGGCGTCCCTGGAACTGCTCGATCATCTCGTACGGCATCCGCCGCGGCGCGCCCCCGTGGTGATCGTGGTGGCGCGCCGCGAGCGGCAGACCTCACCCCGGCTCGTCGCCTCACTGACCCGGGGCGTGGAGACCGGGACGGTGCTGCGTCTCGAACTCGGGCCCCTGGACCGGAGCGCCTGTCTCGCGGCGCTCGCCCCCGACCGACCGGCCGGTCTCGCCGCCGAGCTGTACGCGGCCAGCGAGGGCAACCCCCTGTACTTCCTCGCCCTGCTCCAGGCGGGCAGGCCCGCGGGCCTCAGCTCACTGCTCCTGGACGAGCTGACGCCGCTCACCGACGGCCAGCGCCGGACGGTCCAGGCCGTGGCCGTGCTCGGCGACCACGCGGCACCCTCCCTGGTGGCGGCCGTCACCGGCCGCCACGAAGACGAACTCGACCCGGACTTGAGGGAGTTGACCGCCCGTGATCTCGCGCGGCCGGGGCCCGACGGCCGCTGGGCACTGCGGCATCCGGTGCTGCGGTCCCTCGTCCACGACACCACCGACCCCTTGCTGCGCACCCGCATGCACCATCTCGCCGCCGCCGAACTGGCCCGGGTCGGGGCGCCGGTCACCGAACGGGCGCACCACGTCGAGCGGTCGCTGACCGGCTGGGACCCGCACGCCGTGACCGTCCTGACCGAGGCCGCCCGGCAGGCCGCCGCGACGGCGCCCGCGAGCAGCGCCCACTGGCTGGGCGTCGCCCTCGCGCACCTGCCGGAGCGGCCGGAGCACGGGGCGCTGCGCCGCGACCTCATGCTGCGGCGGGCCGAGGCGCTCGGCGCCTGTGGCGGACTGTGGGAGAGCAGGGACCTGCTGCATGAGGTGATCAGCCTGTCGCCGCCGGGCACCGACGACGGTGTACGGGCGTCGGCCGTCACCCTGTGCGCGGCCATGGAGCGTCACCTCGGCAGGTACGCGGAGGCCGTGGCCCTGCTGCGCCGCGAACTGGCCCGGGGCCCCGACCTCTCCCCCGCCGAGACCATCGAACTCGGCCTCGAACTGGGCTCGTCCGCGCCGCACGCCACCGCCTACCCGGACGTACGCGACGACTTGGCCCGCACCCTGGAGCTGGCCCGGTCGCTGGGCGACGAGGTCGCGCAGGCGGGGGCGCTCGCCGTCACCGCGCTCGGGGAGGTGTACGAGGGCAACACGGTGGCCGCCGCCGAGGCCGCCGACCGGGCCACCGCGCTCATCGACTCCCTCACCGACCAGGATCTCGCGGGCCTGTGCGAACCGCTGGCCCGGCTGAGCTGGGCGGAGGCGTTCCTCGAACGTTACGCCGACGCCGAACGGCATGCCGAGCGCGGCCTCGCCATTGCCCGCAGGGGCGGCCTCCTCTATGTGGTGCCGCATCTGCTGCTGTGCATGTCGCACATCCAGGTCATGACGATGCGGCTCGGGCCGGCCGTCGATCTCGCCGAGGAGGCGGAGACGATCGCCCGGGGCATCGGCAGCGACGAGTTGCTCGCCTTCGTGCTGGCGTCCAAGGCCCAGGCGCTGATCCCCGCGCTCCCGCCCGGTGACGGCGGTGCGCTGGCCGTGGCCGAGGAAGCCGTCGCGCGGGCCGGTGCCGGCACTCGCTGGTGGGCGTCCATCGCCTGGTGCGTGCTCGGGTACGCCGCGCTCCACGCCGGTGATCCGGCGCGGGCCCGCGCCGCCGTGCTGCGGGCGGGCGGGGAGGACCTCGACGGCCTGCAGCCGAGCATGCGCCCCCTGTTCATGGAGATCCTCGTCACCGCCGCGGTCGCCACCGGGGAGCACGACGAGGCCCGGCAGTGGGCGGACCGTGCCCGCAAGGAGGCGGAGCGGCTCGATCTCGTGGTGCAGCGGGCGTCCGCTCTGCGCAGTTCGGCGTACGTGCCGCTGACCGACGGCGATGTGGTGGCCGCGGCCGACCTGTTCGAGCAGGCCGCCCAGGAGTCGGCCCGGAGCGGGGGCCGGCTGTGGGAGGCGCAGACCCTGCTGCTTGGAGCGCCGCTGACCGCGTCCGTGGGGCGTACGGCCCGTGCCCGCGCCATGTGGGAGCGCGCCCTGCGGCTGAGCACCGAGGGTGAGGCCCATCTGCTGACAGGGCTCGCGGAGGCGATACGTCCGGCCGTCTTCCTCGAACCGGAGCCGGACCCGGCCTCGACCGCGGACGCGAACGGGCAGGCCCTCCCGCGAACACCCGCGCAGGAACCGACGCCGGTGGAACTGACCGCGCTGTCCCCGCGTGAGCGCGAGATCGCCGCACTCGTCGCGGAGGGCCTGACGAGCCCCGCCATCGCCGAACGGCTCTTCCTCAGCCCACGCACCGTCGAGACCCACCTCTCCCGCATCTACCGCAAGACGGGCGTGACTTCGCGGGCCGCGCTGGCGGCCCTGCAGGTACGGGACGAACTGCGTGACGGGGCCAGGTGA